In Xenopus tropicalis strain Nigerian chromosome 5, UCB_Xtro_10.0, whole genome shotgun sequence, one genomic interval encodes:
- the cebpz gene encoding CCAAT/enhancer-binding protein zeta produces the protein MESKSFSGGQNKEDIGDGADIGEDPENGFTLDEVLRLGGTKQDFIMLAGVNEEEEIIGGDKKGEIDDLEEGELQAFIEKLGIKKLSTDSIDQESSAKQKKEKTEPKDSTVNKSTQITVATNSNKELKKKKSNVVQQNDANRATSKIKGKAVFEFCERTILLIKPGGKWFDHEYTHDFTLHPQNEDEVNKYKSLAEKLYEHDRNLYKNRKELQKGANSAWMKTVVSTGTLGDRMAAMTVLIQDAPVHTLQFVENLVNLVRKKGSKQQNLMALDTIKDLLLSDLLPDNRKLHTFLQHPFDKLEEASSGNRDARDRRLILWFFEDQLKKQVAEFVKVLETLSHDNLVATKAKSLNVAHELLCNKPEEEKSLLVLIVNKLGDPQYKIATKASYLLETLLSKHPNMKTVVCLEIERLLYRPNISEKAQYYGICFLNQIIFSHEESDLANQLITVYFCFFRACVKKKDIDSKILRALLTGVNRAYPYAQTGNEKVKEQLDTLFKILHVVNFNTAVQILMLLFQVMDSQQTVSNRYYGALYRKLLDPGLSQASKQAMFLNLIYKSMKADVVLRRVKAFLKRLLQIACCQKPSFICGTLYLMSEIIRIKPGLKILLQENGENDEEEYFHDLSDDDDDEDDACIDGQKNIKSGPDGKTLASENKPTSASWVHQETLQGIKNSSNYDPFNRNPLFCGADNTSLWELKKLSEHFHPSVALFAKNILEGNPIQYTGDPLQDFTLMRFLDRFVYRNPKAPKVTENNRGYLLHRRKKHYMNEEKLPVNSPAFLEKEETEIPVDEVFFHRYFTKLSKERKKIKRNEDEESVEDVDDDEFEKIIDSFEGDSFYSGTTDVIDFASNLKADGKTEKKKSEADDSDSDWDIDGEDDDEEISLDSMCEEDFEDINDDGNENGGIFMDTENDDCPGKKKAKKKSLKQEDMFASAEEFGDILDENTGSKFDNVGLNAMANRDNASTKQLKWETERDNWVHNKDLKNILKRKRTFSKQKLHKKVKK, from the exons ATGGAATCGAAGAGCTTTAGCGGCGGTCAGAATAAGGAAGATATCGGAGATGGAGCTGACATAGGAGAAGATCCAGAAAATGGATTTACTCTGGATGAGGTTTTGCGTTTAGGGGGAACTAAG CAAGATTTTATCATGCTAGCTGGAGTGAATGAAGAAGAAGAAATTATAGGTGGCGATAAGAAAGGAGAAATTGATGATCTCGAAGAGGGAGAATTGCAAGCATTCATAGAAAAGCTGGGTATAAAGAAATTGTCCACTGATAGCATTGACCAAGAAAGTAGTGCAAAGCAGAAGAAGGAGAAAACAGAGCCTAAAGACAGTACCGTAAATAAAAGTACTCAAATAACAGTTGCTACAAATAGTAATAAagaattaaagaaaaagaaatcaaaCGTGGTGCAGCAAAATGATGCAAATAGGGCAACAtcaaaaataaaagggaaagcaGTGTTTGAATTTTGCGAACGAACAATATTATTAATCAAACCTGGTGGAAAATGGTTTGATCACGAATATACACATGACTTCACATTGCATCCTCAAAATGAGGATGAAGTTAACAAATATAAAAGCTTAGCAGAAAAACTGTATGAACATGATAGAAATTTGTATAAAAACCGAAAGGAATTGCAAAAAGGAGCCAATTCTGCATGGATGAAGACTGTTGTTTCAACAGGGACATTAGGAGATAGGATGGCTGCCATGACAGTCCTTATCCAGGATGCACCTGTTCATACATTGCAATTTGTTGAGAACTTAGTAAACTTGGTTAGGAAAAAAGGTAGCAAACAGCAGAACCTGATGGCCCTTGATACAATTAAGGATTTACTACTATCTGATCTATTACCAGATAATCGCAAACTTCACACATTTCTACAGCACCCATTTGACAAACTTGAGGAAGCCTCCAGTGGCAACAGGGATGCAAGAGATCGGCGCCTCATATTATGGTTTTTTGAGGACCAGCTAAAAAAGCAAGTTGCAGAATTTGTCAAAGTGCTGGAAACCTTGTCTCATGATAACTTGGTTGCCACCAAGGCCAAATCTTTAAATGTAGCCCATGAACTTCTATGTAATAAACCTGAAGAAGAAAAATCACTCTTAGTGCTGATAGTCAACAAACTGGGTGACCCTCAGTACAAGATTGCTACTAAGGCATCATACCTACTTGAAACATTGCTGAGTAAGCATCCTAATATGAAAACAGTGGTATGTCTGGAAATTGAGAGGTTGTTGTATCGCCCAAATATCAGTGAAAAAGCACAGTACTATGGAATTTGTTTCTTAAATCAGATTATCTTCTCTCATGAGGAATCAGACCTCGCCAATCAACtcattactgtatatttttgctttttccgtgcatgtgtaaaaaaaaaggacatAGATTCTAAAATCCTGCGAGCTTTGTTGACAGGAGTCAATAGAGCTTATCCATATGCACAGACAGGAAATGAAAAAGTCAAAGAGCAGCTTGATAccctttttaaaattttgcacGTTGTTAATTTTAACACAGCAGTACAGATCCTGATGCTGCTTTTTCAAGTAATGGACTCTCAACAGACTGTGTCAAACAGATACTACGGAGCTTTATATAG aaaactactgGATCCTGGTCTCTCACAGGCTTCCAAGCAAGCAATGTTTCTTAACCTTATTTACAAGTCTATGAAAGCTGATGTAGTATTAAGACGTGTAAAGGCATTCCTGAAAAGGTTATTGCAGATTGCATGTTGTCAAAAGCCCTCATTTATATGTGGAACCTTGTATCTCATGTCGGAAATTATAAGAATAAAGCCAGGTCTGAAAATTCTGCTACAGGAAAATGGG GAAAATGATGAGGAAGAGTATTTTCATGACCtttctgatgatgatgatgatgaggatgatgctTGCATTGATGGACAGAAAAATATTAAGAGTGGCCCTGATGGAAAAACATTGGCATCAGAAAATAAACCTACTTCAGCTTCTTGGGTGCATCAGGAAACACTACAGG GTATAAAGAATTCAAGTAATTATGATCCCTTTAACAGAAACCCTTTATTTTGTGGAGCTGATAACACAAGTCTTTGGGAGCTAAAAAAG ctctCAGAACACTTTCATCCATCTGTTGcactttttgcaaaaaacattttagag GGTAATCCCATCCAATATACAGGGGACCCACTGCAAGATTTCACTTTGATGAGATTCCTTGATCGCTTTGTGTATCGGAATCCAAAAGCACCAAAAGTTACAG AAAACAACAGAGGTTATTTATTGCACCGAAGGAAGAAGCATTATATGAACGAGGAGAAGCTTCCAG TTAACAGCCCTGCATTCCTGGAAAAAGAAGAAACTGAAATTCCTGTAGATGAAGTATTCTTTCACAG ATACTTCACAAAGTTgtcaaaagaaagaaagaagattaAACGAAATGAAGATGAAGAGAGTGTAGAAGATGTCGATGATGATGAGTTTGAAAAAATCATAG actcATTTGAAGGCGACAGTTTTTATAGTGGAACCACTGATGTTATTGATTTTGCTAG TAATTTGAAAGCAGATGGTAAAACAGAGAAGAAAAAGTCAGAGGCCGATGACTCCGATTCAGATTGGGATATCGAtggagaagatgatgatgaagaaaTATCCTTGGATAGCATGTGTGAAGAAGACTTTGAAGACATAAATGATGATGGCAATGAAAATGGAGGCATTTTTATGGATACCGAAAATGATGACTGTCCAG gaaaaaagaaagcaaagaagaAATCTTTAAAACAAGAGGACATGTTTGCTTCTGCAGAAGAG TTTGGGGATATTCTTGATGAAAACACAGGATCCAAATTTGACAATGTTGGATTGAATGCTATGGCAAATAGAGATAATGCAa GTACCAAGCAGCTCAAGTGGGAAACAGAACGTGACAACTGGGTACACAATAAGGATCTTAAAAATATTCTCAAGAGAAAAAGGACATTCAGTAAACAAAAGCTgcacaaaaaagttaaaaaataa